A genomic stretch from Mya arenaria isolate MELC-2E11 chromosome 10, ASM2691426v1 includes:
- the LOC128206559 gene encoding sodium-dependent phosphate transporter 1-A-like isoform X2, with protein MIYDDTWLWIVILGFIAAFVLAFGLGANDVANSFGTSVGAKVITVRQACILGTIFEMAGAILVGAKVSNTIRKGIISPEMFTNGTEDTFLAGNLSALTGSCIWLIVATFMKLPVSGTHSIVGATLGFSMVINGFKGIGWTKLAMIGASWFVSPLMSGLVSIGLFKLIDIMVLTKEKPLEPGLRLLPLFYAFTLAVNLFSVFYKGSELLHFNEIPFYGTMILTFGGAFLTAILVRIFVVPRQRKKINIMCKQLLEEEGMLPEKKDDIKELTDRADDALLEIKKNLSEKDEKKGMGDADDDRPEVAGLFKFLQVLTAIFGSFAHGGNDVSNAIGPLVALWITATTGSSAQKAPVPIWVLVYGGVGISIGLWVWGRRVMKTMGEDLTKITPSSGFCIEVGSALTVLVASNIGIPISTTHCKVGSVVCVGRVRSKGSVDWKLFRNIILAWVVTLPVSGGLSALSMYGFCAILNATTS; from the exons atgatttacGACGATACGTGGTTATGGATTGTGATCCTTGGGTTTATAGCGGCCTTCGTTCTGGCATTTGGCCTGGGTGCCAATGATGTGGCCAACTCCTTTGGCACGTCCGTTGGTGCTAAAGTCATCACAGTGAGGCAGGCATGCATACTGGGAACCATTTTTGAAATGGCTGGAGCGATCCTTGTCG GAGCTAAGGTATCGAATACTATCAGGAAGGGAATTATAAGTCCAGAGATGTTTACAAACGGAACTGAAGACACCTTTCTGGCGGGAAACCTTTCAGCATTGACAG GTTCGTGTATATGGCTAATCGTGGCAACGTTCATGAAACTGCCTGTATCCGGCACACACAGCATTGTCGGGGCAACACTCGGCTTCTCTATGGTTATCAATGGCTTTAAAGGAATTGGATGGACGAAGCTTGCCATGATTG GTGCGTCCTGGTTTGTTTCACCATTGATGTCCGGCTTGGTATCGATTGGTCTGTTTAAATTAATCGACATTATGGTTCTTACAAAG GAAAAGCCACTGGAGCCTGGTCTAAGACTGCTGCCTTTATTTTATGCCTTTACCCTCGCTGTGAACCTGTTCTCAGTGTTCTACAAGGGCTCAGAAT TACTTCATTTCAACGAAATACCATTTTATGGCACGATGATACTGACATTTGGCGGGGCATTTTTGACGGCTATACTTGTTCGCATTTTCGTCGTTCCAAGGCAACGAAAGAAGATTAATA TCATGTGCAAGCAACTCCTGGAAGAAGAGGGCATGCTACCTGAAAAAAAAGACGATATCAAAGAATTGACCGACA GAGCTGATGACGCACTtcttgaaataaagaaaaacctATCCGAGAAA GATGAGAAGAAAGGGATGGGAGATGCAGACGATGACAGACCAGAAGTAGCGGGCCTTTTTAAATTTCTGCAAGTACTGACTGCAATTTTTGGGTCTTTTGCGCATGGAGGAAATGACGTCAG caacgccattggtccccttgtgGCTCTTTGGATAACTGCAACTACAGGTAGCTCCGCCCAGAAGGCCCCTGTGCCTATATGGGTGTTAGTGTACGGTGGGGTCGGCATATCCATTGGGCTCTGGGTGTGGGGTCGCAGAGTCATGAAAACGATGGGGGAGGATCTCACGAAAATCACACCCTCGAG CGGTTTTTGTATAGAGGTAGGCAGTGCCCTCACTGTTCTTGTCGCTTCCAATATCGGAATCCCCATCAGCACCACCCATTGTAAAGTCGGCTCCGTGGTCTGTGTGGGCAGAGTCAGATCAAAGGGTTCGGTGGACTGGAAACTGTTCAGGAATATCATACTGGCCTGGGTGGTCACACTCCCAGTGTCTGGTGGACTCAGTGCTCTCTCCATGTACGGGTTCTGCGCCATCTTAAATGCCACAACTTCATGA
- the LOC128206559 gene encoding sodium-dependent phosphate transporter 1-like isoform X1: MIYDDTWLWIVILGFIAAFVLAFGLGANDVANSFGTSVGAKVITVRQACILGTIFEMAGAILVGAKVSNTIRKGIISPEMFTNGTEDTFLAGNLSALTGSCIWLIVATFMKLPVSGTHSIVGATLGFSMVINGFKGIGWTKLAMIGASWFVSPLMSGLVSIGLFKLIDIMVLTKEKPLEPGLRLLPLFYAFTLAVNLFSVFYKGSELLHFNEIPFYGTMILTFGGAFLTAILVRIFVVPRQRKKINIMCKQLLEEEGMLPEKKDDIKELTDIIDQEVMVIAENQNNKISEINDTEKDERADDALLEIKKNLSEKDEKKGMGDADDDRPEVAGLFKFLQVLTAIFGSFAHGGNDVSNAIGPLVALWITATTGSSAQKAPVPIWVLVYGGVGISIGLWVWGRRVMKTMGEDLTKITPSSGFCIEVGSALTVLVASNIGIPISTTHCKVGSVVCVGRVRSKGSVDWKLFRNIILAWVVTLPVSGGLSALSMYGFCAILNATTS; encoded by the exons atgatttacGACGATACGTGGTTATGGATTGTGATCCTTGGGTTTATAGCGGCCTTCGTTCTGGCATTTGGCCTGGGTGCCAATGATGTGGCCAACTCCTTTGGCACGTCCGTTGGTGCTAAAGTCATCACAGTGAGGCAGGCATGCATACTGGGAACCATTTTTGAAATGGCTGGAGCGATCCTTGTCG GAGCTAAGGTATCGAATACTATCAGGAAGGGAATTATAAGTCCAGAGATGTTTACAAACGGAACTGAAGACACCTTTCTGGCGGGAAACCTTTCAGCATTGACAG GTTCGTGTATATGGCTAATCGTGGCAACGTTCATGAAACTGCCTGTATCCGGCACACACAGCATTGTCGGGGCAACACTCGGCTTCTCTATGGTTATCAATGGCTTTAAAGGAATTGGATGGACGAAGCTTGCCATGATTG GTGCGTCCTGGTTTGTTTCACCATTGATGTCCGGCTTGGTATCGATTGGTCTGTTTAAATTAATCGACATTATGGTTCTTACAAAG GAAAAGCCACTGGAGCCTGGTCTAAGACTGCTGCCTTTATTTTATGCCTTTACCCTCGCTGTGAACCTGTTCTCAGTGTTCTACAAGGGCTCAGAAT TACTTCATTTCAACGAAATACCATTTTATGGCACGATGATACTGACATTTGGCGGGGCATTTTTGACGGCTATACTTGTTCGCATTTTCGTCGTTCCAAGGCAACGAAAGAAGATTAATA TCATGTGCAAGCAACTCCTGGAAGAAGAGGGCATGCTACCTGAAAAAAAAGACGATATCAAAGAATTGACCGACA TTATTGACCAAGAGGTGATGGTTATTGccgaaaatcaaaataataaaatcagcGAGATAAATGACACAGAAAAAGATGAAA GAGCTGATGACGCACTtcttgaaataaagaaaaacctATCCGAGAAA GATGAGAAGAAAGGGATGGGAGATGCAGACGATGACAGACCAGAAGTAGCGGGCCTTTTTAAATTTCTGCAAGTACTGACTGCAATTTTTGGGTCTTTTGCGCATGGAGGAAATGACGTCAG caacgccattggtccccttgtgGCTCTTTGGATAACTGCAACTACAGGTAGCTCCGCCCAGAAGGCCCCTGTGCCTATATGGGTGTTAGTGTACGGTGGGGTCGGCATATCCATTGGGCTCTGGGTGTGGGGTCGCAGAGTCATGAAAACGATGGGGGAGGATCTCACGAAAATCACACCCTCGAG CGGTTTTTGTATAGAGGTAGGCAGTGCCCTCACTGTTCTTGTCGCTTCCAATATCGGAATCCCCATCAGCACCACCCATTGTAAAGTCGGCTCCGTGGTCTGTGTGGGCAGAGTCAGATCAAAGGGTTCGGTGGACTGGAAACTGTTCAGGAATATCATACTGGCCTGGGTGGTCACACTCCCAGTGTCTGGTGGACTCAGTGCTCTCTCCATGTACGGGTTCTGCGCCATCTTAAATGCCACAACTTCATGA